In Bos javanicus breed banteng chromosome 2, ARS-OSU_banteng_1.0, whole genome shotgun sequence, the following proteins share a genomic window:
- the STRADB gene encoding STE20-related kinase adapter protein beta codes for MSLLDCFCTSRTQVESLRPEKQSETSTHQNLIDEPTLSLRPSSTRASEVICSTNVSHYELQVEIGRGFDNLTSVHLARHTPTGTLVTIKITNLENCTEERLKALQKAVILSHFFRHPNITTYWTVFTVGSWLWVISPFMAYGSASQLLRTYFPEGMSETLIRNILFGAVRGLNYLHQNGCIHRSIKASHILISGDGLVTLSGLFHLHSLVKHGQRHRAVYDFPQFSTSVQPWLSPELLRQDLHGYNVKSDIYSVGITACELASGQVPFQDMHRTQMLLQKLKGPPYSPLDASIFPQSESRMKNSRSGVDSGIGESVHVSSGTRTVNSDRLQTPSSKTFSPAFLSLVQLCLQQDPEKRPSASSLLSHVFFKQMKEENQSSILSLLPPPCHKPSISLSPASPWTEPECDFPDEKDSNWEF; via the exons ATTGATGAGCCAACCCTTTCCTTGCGGCCTTCGTCCACTAGAGCCAGTGAAGTGATCTGTTCCACCAATGTTTCTCACTATGAACTCCAAGTGGAAATAG GAAGGGGATTTGACAACTTGACTTCTGTCCATCTTGCACGGCATACTCCTACAGGAACACTGGTCACTATAAAAAttacaaatctggaaaactgCACTGAAGAACGCCTAAAAGCTTTACAG AAAGCAGTGATTCTATCCCACTTTTTCCGGCATCCCAATATTACAACTTACTGGACTGTTTTCACTGTTGGCAGCTGGCTTTGggttatttctccttttatggccTATG GTTCAGCAAGTCAACTCTTGAGGACTTACTTTCCTGAAGGAATGAGTGAAACTTTAATAAGGAACATTCTCTTTGGAGCAGTGAGAGGGTTGAACTATCTGCATCAAAATGGCTGTATTCACAG GAGTATTAAAGCCAGCCATATCCTCATTTCTGGTGATGGCCTAGTGACCCTCTCTGGCCTGTTCCACCTGCATAGTTTGGTTAAGCACGGACAGAGGCATAGGGCTGTGTATGATTTCCCACAGTTCAGCACGTCAGTGCAGCCGTGGCTGAGTCCAGAACTACTGAGACAG GATTTACATGGATATAATGTAAAGTCAGATATTTACAGCGTTGGGATTACAGCCTGTGAATTGGCCAGTGGGCAGGTTCCTTTCCAAGACATGCACAGGACACAG atgTTATTACAGAAACTGAAAGGTCCTCCCTACAGTCCATTGGATGCCAGTATTTTTCCTCAGTCAGAATCCAGAATGAAAAATTCAAGATCAGGTGTAGACTCTGGGATTGGAGAAAGTGTACATGTCTCCAGTGGAACTCGCACCGTAAATAGTGACAGATTGCAAACACCCTCCTCAAAAACattctctcctgccttcctcaGCTTGGTACAGCTCTGTTTGCAACAGGATCCTGAGAAAAG gccATCAGCAAGCAGCTTACTGTCCCATGTTTTCTTCAAACAG ATGAAAGAAGAAAACCAGAGTTCAATACTTTCACTGTTGCCTCCTCCTTGTCACAAGCCATCAATATCACTGTCTCCAGCATCACCGTGGACTGAGCCAGAATGTGATTTTCCTGATGAAAAAGACTCAAACTGGGAATTCTAG